In Chanodichthys erythropterus isolate Z2021 chromosome 20, ASM2448905v1, whole genome shotgun sequence, the genomic stretch TACCGTAGTCTCGTACTCCGTCACTTCTTTGGGGTTGGTGAAGCTCTGGTACTGGATTCGGGGCGTCACGGGAGACGTATTCTCTAGCACCAGGATGGTCTTCCTCAGCCTACGGTCGATAAAGTGGGCGTCCCAGGCCGGGTACCTTTTTCTTGGCAGGTCGATGCGGATAACGGGACCTTCAGTTCTTGGTGGACGTGGAGAAGAAGCTGGGGGAACACTAGGAGGCCTTACCTGAAACACAGGAAGGCAACTGTCTCTATCCCCAGCCCCAATCTCCCGATCCCCACCATTAGTCCTTTGCAGTGTTCTGGGAGGGCTAGTAACCACGTCCGGTTGGGGCAAGGGTGTCCCCAAATCCCCAACGCCTCCCAGGCCAATTACCCCCATTCCCTCCTCCACACAGCTCCACTGAGCACCCAGGATGGGTCCGTCCGGGTGGAGTAGACAATAATAGACGAACATAAAGAACGTTCCCAAAGCGTAGCTACACACCACCACGCACACAATGATCAGGGCGTAGAAGTCTGAAGTGTGAGGGCCCCTGTGAATATACCAAGCGGTGGTGAGTGCCACATTCTCAACCAAGGTCAAGCAGTAGTACACGCCCAGCCGAAAGCGAGCACGGCCTTCTTTCACGTTGAACCAGCAAAAGATGTAGATGATCCCCACCACCATGTTGTAGATGATCTCCTCCCACTTGGACATGCAGAAGTCGGTCTCGCCTTGGATGATCCAAAAGGTCATGGCGCACCAATGGGCTACGATGAAGATCCCGAAGTAAAGCTGGAAGACTGAAGCGAAGAGGGCGAATGCGATGGTTCGAGCACCGATGGTGAAGAGATGCCAGAGCATCTGAACAATCACAGCCTTGTAGGACATGGGGAGTTTATCGTCACGAGAGTCGCGTAGAACCTTCTGGTAAGAAGCGATCATCCAGGCGAGGGAAACCAATGAGGCGGACGCAGAGAGACCTACAGAGACAGAGCAAGAAGAACAGAGAGACAGCTTGAGTAATgaagaataaaaacagaaataacttTACAAAAGTATGCAAAAGAAACTTGGCACTGCAAACACTGGTCTACATACATAGCCTTAGTACTCAAGGGCCAATGGAGGTACCTTCAAATGTCTGTGCTATTAAACAGGATTTGCTACTCTCCATGTATCAGTATAGCTGCAACCTGATCTCATGGAAAAACTTACCTGTgggaacatttttgcaaaatgcaAAATACATACCAATACGttcatatcactgcagttttcaatagaaatgaacaccagaggcagtaaaacagcaagcaCTTCTTACAGTGTTATGAGAACAgggtcagattatggattaataaagacttgttttcacgtctccttgcacaatattatgttatgatctcaaaacactttttatgAAAGTGcatgatttttaaacaaatacattATGGACTTTGCATCGCTTAACCAGCCAGCAAACATTGGTCCGACGGGAATGTCACGTCCCTGGCCAAAATAGATAACATCAAAGATGTATGTTCAAATTTAATTTTGGATTGTACTGGTATACAATCCTATAGGTCGTTTTTCAATCAccttatatttatgttttaaagtcatgcgccctctagctggcgtaaaaataatgacagtgtcgtgttacgaatgtcgtcatgaaatgatgtATGtctgtcgttaccaatcaaaatgagtgttcatttaaatgccatttgtcctatttcaaCCATGACATTACGCATCGAAGGGATGCATTTTTAACAGTCATTAAATGCAAATGTTTGCTGGGCAGCTCCATATGTTTcgcttttctgatgtaacaagcTGGTATGGAAGTGTACTTACGATGTGGAAACCTTGGGTATGAATCCTGTAAAACTCACAATAAAAATGCTCAAAGATAAGAGACCAAAGGTTTAGGTCAATAAAGGTTTTGCTAGGTTTATGTGTAGTGTTTTttgtacattattttaaaaagtaatggaGCATTAAGCTTAGCGCCAATCACCGGACATTTTAAACCTGAGACGTATAAAACcaacataataaaaacatttaggaAAAAAACTGAACATGCTTTAAGTGCCAATCAATGGACATTTCACAAAACGTACATGGCGTtatgcattttcatttaaaaaatgttcccATGGGTACATTTTTCTAATGAGCCTGGGGTGTATAAATGTCAACAATTTAATTAACTCTAAACTAACTTTCTCAGCAAGATTCTCTTCAGACTGTTGCTACACCATGAGAGTGGTTGACGTGAAAGAGAAAACTAGCCATAGAAGATGCTTTAAAGTACTGCTGCTTAAAAGAACAGCTTGAACCAGTGCCATGAAGTTCCTCGCTGGTCcaagctggtttatgctggtttgGTGCTAGTCTAGCTGGTAGATTGCTATtgttaatgaaagaaaaaaaaaacaaaacaaaaaaaaacacactgaaactaaacaaaaaatgttcAGGATTCCAAACCAccaattaatttaaatgatatATGGCATATTATAAAACTTGAAATATTTACAAGCCTGTACTGATAATGAAAATGGCACTTGATATAGCACTCAATTAACTAGACTGCtgtcaaacatttttaaaccataCCAGTTAGTgcattaaaaggatagttcacccaaaaatgaaaattctgacataATTTACCTACCCTCATAGGAGGAtatttgaaagaatgtttgtaaccaagcagatcgcACCCCCctttgactaccatagtaggaaaaaatactatgaCAGTCAATGGAGGgcaagatctgcttggttacaaacattctttcaaatatcttcttttgtgttcagcagaacaaatacatttatacaggtttgggacaacttgagggggagtaaatgatgacagaattttcatttttgggtgaactatcaccttaactttgacagccctaaacactaaaactaaaataaaaacaaaaaagactgAAACTGTAGAaattctggattccattttcttaaaatccattaaaaataaagcaaataataataataataataataataataataataataataataataataataataataataataataataataataatagaagaACCCTGGGACAAGCAAGCAGCTTGATTTTTCTGGTGATGTTTTGCTGGTTAGACTAGTCAAGAAGCTTCACTGGAACACCAGTACAAAAGGATCCCATGCTGGTGACCAgatcctttttttctttttcagcagGGAATGCCTTGTAGCTGAGAGTGCAGTGCATTGGCTTAAGAATTGTATTCAGACACATTTTGAAAGGCAGTGATGCACGAAATCAAACTTGGATAGCTAGAAGTGTTTGCATTTACGTACATGCATACAGCAGGTCTCAGGCCTGAGTGTGAAAATGACTTCAAATGGTATTTGGAAAGAAAATACATGTCTTATATTTCAGTTTATAGCTCAGTCTATAGTGTAGctattatgtacagtatatagGTGCTGTTGCATCTATGAAGCTTCTCTATAGCGGTGGCCAATTAAATAGCCTGAAAAAAGCAAGTTCTAAATATAAAACCTAATCAAAATCATTAAGAATCACTACATTTCCACATTCTCAGACTTCTGccttcaatatttaattagatCTGATGTGATTCATTGCTAATTGAACATGCGATTGAATAATTAACTTTCAAAACATGAATAATTCAGGCCCTAATTGATGTCTCTAGCCTCTCTGGACTCATAATATATGAATGTGTGAATATATACCTTGAATCATGACAGACACATTTTGAGAGAATATATTCTGACGAGGCAAAGAAGCAAAGCGATTTTAATTCCAGACATCACGACGGCTCTTATGAAACTGATGTGAGCTGGCAGAGATGCTACAGCTGTTCTTTCAAGGGTGATGacaggaaaagaaaaagaaaaaaaaacagttcaaaGTTTTGTAATGTTTGTTGCTCTTGTTTTAGATTTCAAATAATATTGCATAGAAGCTACAACACCTGCTGAGACAACAAATCGCAGGGCTTGTTCCCCTACTGCCTGAGAGGATGTCTCTctagagagagtgagtgtgagagtgtgtggcAGGGAGACAGACAGGTGCTTTATATTGTGTTTGCAAGTACCCTAAAGCGCAAGGTAGAGCGAAAAGTTGAAGAGGAGGTGTGTGTAAGCGTGTGTGATTGAGAGATGTGCAGCAATCTCAGGAGGCTTCTACATTGAGCTGATGTTATCATGGGGATCAGCTCTTAAATACAGCTCACTGCATGTTTGTGTATCTGCTGGGTCCCGGTCGATTGGCTTTGTTCTGGTGCTTGATTCCTCTCCTGTCCAgctacacacacatacttgtatatgtggtttaTGGGACTCTCAATaggtgtaatggtttttattctgtacaaactgtatattctctccccctacactacccctaaccatcacagaaaactgtctacattttttgaatttcaaaaaaacacagtttagtatgtttttttaagccatttggtttacAAGGACACAGGAAGTTTCCTCATAAACCATTTACGTTGTactacccatgtcattatacacatttgtgtcctcataaaccatgtataCAAGAACGCACACACATGTTAAAGAAACCTACAACTGAATCTTTACCCCatttaattcacccaaaaatgaaaatttgatgtttatctgctgcgcatccaagatgtaggtaactttgtttcttcagtagaacacaaatcatgatttttaactgtgtattagaggtaaaaaatgatataaataatgttcggtttctcccacaaaccgatcgtttcgtgtcttaggacatcattgtgtcgtcacgagccgcagggtttcatttggatttgtctgtgcatgatttttttactcttatagacgaagttcccattgccatgcattgtacgactgacagaccacaacggttggagttaaaaatcatcatttgtgttctactgaagaaacaaagtcacctacatcttggatgctctgggggtaagcagataaacatcaaattttcatttttgggtgaactgtccctttaaagtGTCATGAAACCCCCTGTTTTAGCATTGCTTGTTTACACCTCTGATTTGAAAAAGACTCAAAAAATGGTtgtgtaaagctctggaaagTGGGAGTGTCTGGGAGTGTCGAGGGTGGGAAGAAGGGAAGAAGACAACAACCAATGAAAACACAGACCtgcaacacactcattatagagacaaataaatatttagtgagcggagaaaaaaaaaaaccaaacaacaGATTTGAAGGCAACTTGAGGCCCTTTCACACTACGCTTAACCCTGGGTTATCACAGGTTTAGCACCGCTTTTGCTGTGTTAATCCCGCATTGTGGTGCCAAACTGGTACAGTCTGAAACAATGCGGTGTTAGAATGTTAGACACTTAGCAACAGACAACCAATCGGTTACTCATATTTGTGTGCTTTGGGCAGTCAGGAAACACTGCACattgtatataaacagtaaatttagtgtttgagaggaaaaatgtcaaatgttgACAGAAAACGCAACAATTTGAGTGAAGAAGAGACCATTCCATTCTTACCTTTATGTCCATTCAGTATAACTCGTTAGTATAATTGGCAATACAAGGATCCGCAATGCTGGAGCTAGCTAGCCTACTGTAAACAAGTCATGTGCTGAGTTTATCCAATCAGTGACATTGTCCTCCGAAAAAACGTTTTTGTCGTTTTTCAATCAccttatatttatgttttaaagtcatgcgccctctagctggtgTAAAAATAAcgacagtgtcgtgttacgaatgtcgtcatgaaatgatgtATGtctgtcgttaccaatcaaaatgagtgttcatttaaatgccatttgtcctatttccatctagcaaaactcatttttttttattaaagactacacctaccccacccctaaacctgcccttagtgatttatagtgcatacacactttatgagcacatgcgaACCCAGGATCGCATGATcgcatgattgcatattgttatatattgcaatgctctgccaattgagctacgTGAAACCAAAAACCCGACGCAGATAAAAGAgagcaatgcattaaaatgaaagtgtgctgttgtcgataggggtgCAACTTTAGCAAATGCTCCTATGGGTCgaatttcagggaagtgacaaacagCCTATATGGgagtattggttggagaacatgttgcacCACAAATACACACTATGTAAATTTACTACTACGCTAGAGGTCggttattcaaaacaaaggcttgatgacgccttgattttgCAGAATCACGGGAGGTGTTGTTTTCACGTCTACggctggtggaaaagaatcgggacagGACTCATGTtaatggatgcgattattaacgttactggagtatgaagcagagcaggaccgagtgttgtgagAGCAGAAAGGAGGCCGCTGGAGCGTTTGTTTGATAATGAGAAACGAGCACGACACACGGCTCaagagcagcgggacttttattatgccgcagtcaccacttccgcttcttccggtcatgagtatgtggggtaatgcaacgctgtttatcatattagatacatttgagtgttgaaagttgttgtagttctgctctgCGTTCACTCggcagctgctatgagacacttgttacccactgcagtaagctagatcgatattaggcatggtaaaacacgGTACTCACTGtttatttaaagatttaaacaataagacttactgtgtttaGCTATACAACATGATTAGTGttctgtcgatgaatgtatccaaacagttgctcacctgtctaataaaacacaatatataataaagtgtctttggtgtttctatggtttatacaaaataaaaccggaaaacgagggtaacgcgggtatgacgccattgatAAGCGACGCACAGACatggtccgtgtcctggttaaaattgtttatttctctggatttaaacattcttggaaataTTTGGGATAATtaaagtacacaagtcaaccaaatatataacactgttctagtgtttttgggatattttaatccaaaaatcttacatattgttcctttaacccagggtttaggaatgtacaatgtgaaacgtcagcttatgaatacccaggacTAATTGTTAACCCTGGGTGaattatgagcagtgtgaaacgtgaagcAACATAAGCCAGGATTCCCTTTACCCGGGGTTTacaatgacccagggttaactatttcaagtgtgaaaagccctttgatgtattttaaaaatataaccaTATGACAACAAACTCAAAACAATCTTATCATTAGAGACTAACAACTATCAGGAACAAATCAAACGTTTAGAAATATCAACAAATTATAACTTTGCAGAGCTACTGGTCTTTAAGAAAAATGAGCAAGAACATTTAATAATACTTTCATTATGTTTACGAGCACTACAGCCtatgaaaaaaaatgacacatcaGTTTAACAGGAAGAATAAAGGCATAGTTACTTTTTTGTCCATTCTTCTTTGAATTTCAGTCTACATCATTGTCTTCAGTGTATCAGAATAATCCGTCTTGTCATCGCGATCATGATCAGACGTACCGCTGCACAAGTGTCCTTATTTGCACATATATTTTATTAGAAGAAGACATGATGAAATATATATAGTACTTACATATAATACTTTTTAAATCTACTCTATGTTACACATTTCTGAATACTGATTTATCAAAACAGAGCTATTAAACTAAGACAGTACAGAAGATGGATCAGGTGCTAGCATTCTCAGcactatcaaaataaaagtcacttATCAGCTAAGCAGAACAACTTACTGGCTAATGGCGGTAATTATTTATTGGCAATGTCGACCACTAGTATAAATCACTGAAGAAATACTCTTCCACTTCAAGGCCGCGTAGTCCATATTTCTTTTTTGCAACAGCCTGACCCTTGCTGTTTATTGAGCGTTTACTcttttgcatttcatttcctctctatctctctctctctctctcccagcCCTTGTTCTGAGCAACTCATTTGGTGCAGATCCAGATTAAGTGAGGTCTTAATTAGCAGAGATCCGAAAGCATTAGTCTGCGTTTTCCCGCTCCGCTTCCAGCCTGCCCGCATGCTCTCAGCGTTCTCTCCCGGCCTCTTTTTCAGAGGCTCTCATGGAGCAATGTGCTGGCAATCTTAATTAAATCAAACATCAGACGCAGCGCAAGCCCACTGCCACAAAGACAGCTTCAGATTAGAATGCAGTTTAAAGAGAACGGGATAAGACAAGTTAAAGCCCAGCACTGCCTGTgctaagagagagagaaagagggaagTTTAAGTTTCGCCTGCATTTACCATCTAGATGATGTAGTGGAAGAAAGTGCAGGAGATGTTTGCATAATGCATTTCAATAACAGTATTTGTGCTTTAGATTGTATTAAACGACTACATGGCAGTTATAGTCAAGTCCTCACAGAACAAAGACTCTCTCCGAGACCTCTAAGACCTTGAAGCACACAGTGGGGAATTTGCTAAAATGCTTTTCTGTGAATTACTTTCTTATGCTAATGATTACCTATCCTGCTTAAAAACAGCCCGAGCCGCCATTACTAGTTTAAAAGCATCTTGTGTTGAAAGCAATGCGTTGAACAAGAAATAACTTGGTTATATTTTAAGCATTAGAGAAACACATTTTGGCGTGTGTGGGTTTGTATGAGAGAGAAGAGTGTTCATGATTACCTGTGGCTGCTCGGGCTGTCAACCATATACTTGAGTGACTTAGTCacattattacagtattttaagctgggaaataaatgaataaaacaagttttgttctcttttgctttttttgtaaCAGAGCTAgatgatacagtatacagtcaaaccaacaTTTATTCAGACATgacttgaacatttcattcattaatacagtttattcatgttttttaaaaaaggtaataaaatatgacaagatctcagagttaaactgtgtctaAGAACTAATCTCAAAAATAGAAGTATATCTGTCAAACTTATGGAATAATTGTGACAAGGAATTAAAATTGTGTACAACACTTTGTAAATtcaagacattttttaaaaacaagatgataaataatgatataatttaatatgaattatttgtgcattattatttgaaatgtgtatttttgaAATCATCTATGTATATTTTTGGAAAATGTCTTGTGTTATCTTGCAGTAATCAAGTCCAAGGGAAAAAAGTGATATTCATttgatatatatgtataaagtGTAGGCATAATAAGCAGTGGCTTCAGCCTACACCTTTTtcgtttattatatatatttttatttcttatgaaAAATTGACTGCAAGGACTGAAataaattgttgttgttgttttcagaaacaattaatcttaattatgtcagataacacttgagcaaaacatggtcaggtcaaagtgtctgaataattgtTGGtaccaaatttttatcaattttactggtagtcctcTTTATGTAGAGtctttgggtataatatgtcacagttgactttattttgcataaattaactatagtgtcctgcacccactagtaaaaatataccaaaaatgtcaaaaacatcggaataatttttggtttggttGTATGCGTATATAGTAGGATCATAAAATTTTCATCCAATTATTCTATTCGTttcgattaattgtgattaatcgcatacaaaataaaagtctgagtttgcctaatatatgtgtgagtactgtgtgtaattattatgtatatataaatacaaacacattcatgtatatatttgagaaatatttacaagtatatttttatataatttatattatatataaataaaaatgttttgcacataaataacatatttctcttaaatatatacattaatttgtgtgtatttatatatacatagactctaaaaaatgctgggttaaaaacaacccaagttgggttgaaaatgcacaaacccagcagttgggttaaatgtttgcccaacctgctgggtagtttttatttaacccaactattgtttgaaaatgactatatggctgacttaaaatgaatctaaaatgaaattaaaatgttcatttattaaacacattaataaatgttaattttcaagatattttgggttcattttaagtaagtaataccgtaatttttaaacaatagctgagttaagtaaaactgcccagcaggttgggcaaacatttaaccaaactgctgggtttgtgcattttcaacccaacttgtgttgtttttaacccagcattttttagagtgtaataattacacacagtacacccacagaaattatgcaaactcaaacttttactttgtatacgattaatcgcgattaatcgtttgacagccctggTCCTACCTCGCGCACCCTGTTCACGCGGACATCATCATACGTCATCGGCACGTTTCATGTTATGAAAGAGTTTATACAGACAGACGTCAGTCACAGAGCGCAGCCACGTTTTACAGTTCGAATTAAAACAACAAGCTGCATTCATGCCTAACTGATAtaattaagagatggcaacCCGTTACGTTCTGACCGGAGCCGTTCAGTCAGACTCGTAATTATGGGTTTCCATGTCAACAGTATCAACaccgaaatgaatctgcagcagtcaagttgctttcattcattattattgcAATGTTATGTACTTTGAGATATAAGGGAGTTTAATGCCTTCTCTTATGActctttgtgtgtttgtgtgtgtgtgtgtgtgtgtgtgtgcatattcaTGTGTTTCGGAGGAGGCGTGGTTTTGGATGGCAATTTTCAGGGAGGGTGAAATTCTAATTAATAATTAGCATTTCTCagatcacttactgcacctcaCGAGACAAGTAGGGAATGTGAAACTAGTCTTATAAGCATGCTCCTTAGGAACCTTgtatagaaaatatataaataaaaggcattttaaaAGTCCAAATATATTGTTAATATTCCTAGTAGACATCTCTTTGTAGGTCCATTAATTTGAAACTTAGTTGTTTAAAAAGGACATACTGAAGTGAAACAGTAAAGTGTTGAACAAACTAGATGCTGCTGTACTTTATTGCAGTGCAGTCATAAAAAACACTGATCAGCATGCAACACGAATATCATCCAATCAGAATCATAATAAAAACAGCATTGCCATCGTATAGGAGACTGCACACTTCAGAGCGCTCACTTCAAGTTTCTCTGCTCTCCACAGTGAGTGTGGAATACAGATGCTCACTCTCAAATGGAATTCGCAGACACAATGTAAAGGTCAAAAGTCTGAGACAGACTGACAGGCAGGGCCATGAGatcagaaaaaagaaacaaagtaaAAGACAGCGAAAGACGATAAGAAGAACACGAAAAAGCCTTCTGTGTGGTGGTTGGTAACTAAACCCATGACCCAGAattaatcagaacatttctgaGTCTGTGCAGTCCTACAGCATGTCCCTCTGAGCTCTCCATCCGGCTGCTATACACCCCTAtcccgtctctctctctctctcgttcaTTCTTTCCTCCCGTCTTTTTCTGCTGACTATCCTTTTCCTCTCATCTTTTTGTCTCCTGAGAAGTGTTCTCTCTCCCAGGGACATGTGGTGGCCTTCTGAGGAAGCAATGAAGTCATCTCTATGCTTTTAAAActtgtacatttttttctttactttAATGATTCATTTAATCTCACATTTCTCAATGTATAAtaagaatataaaatataatataaatatttggtagcagctatttgcactaagtaGCAGTAGCAGCATTCTCTTGGCGATATGCTATTTACAATAGATGAAAACAgcgatagattctatttacaccatgtacaagtatcagttctttgcaataagagtaaatagtaattaaaTGCTATCT encodes the following:
- the xkr7b gene encoding XK-related protein 7 yields the protein MAAKSDGAAVCESASRCLLGPEQSAAPLHPRAEKRFSLLDCCWVLCALLVFFSDGATDLWLAADYYLRRDYWWFGLTLVFVVVPSAVVQVLSFRWFVYDYSEMSASPTGDGCDFSTKDSDRRSGSGRTLPVNGTRKCCRVCMWLFQSIIHILQLGQVWRYVHTLYLGVQSRWHGDPGQRHFYWRLMFESADINMLRLLEAFLKSAPQLVLQLSIMIHSNHILPLQGLSASASLVSLAWMIASYQKVLRDSRDDKLPMSYKAVIVQMLWHLFTIGARTIAFALFASVFQLYFGIFIVAHWCAMTFWIIQGETDFCMSKWEEIIYNMVVGIIYIFCWFNVKEGRARFRLGVYYCLTLVENVALTTAWYIHRGPHTSDFYALIIVCVVVCSYALGTFFMFVYYCLLHPDGPILGAQWSCVEEGMGVIGLGGVGDLGTPLPQPDVVTSPPRTLQRTNGGDREIGAGDRDSCLPVFQVRPPSVPPASSPRPPRTEGPVIRIDLPRKRYPAWDAHFIDRRLRKTILVLENTSPVTPRIQYQSFTNPKEVTEYETTV